GATGGCCAACGAAACCGTCGCCGTCATCGGGGCGGGGACGATGGGGAATGGCATCGCCGAGGTCTTTGCCGTCGCCGGCTACGCCGTGCGGCTGTACGATGCGGCAGGGGCGGCGCTCGAGCGGGGGCTTCAGGCGATCGCCGAGCGCGTAAAGAAGCGGGCGGAAAGGGGGCGGCTGGCGGAGGACCCCGCCGCGGTGCTCGCGCGCATTGCCCCAATGGCGGCGCTGGAGGAGGCCGCCGGCGCGGCGCTCGTCATCGAGGCGGTCGTTGAGCGCCTCGACGTCAAGCGCGAGGTGTTCCGCGCCCTCGACGCCGCCTGCGGGCCGGAGACGATTCTGGCCACGAACACCTCGTCGCTGTCGGTCACGGAGATCGCCGCGGCGACGACGCGTCCCGAGCGCGTCGTGGGCCTGCACTTTTTCAACCCCGCGCCGGTGATGCCCCTCGTCGAGGTGATCGCGGGGAAGTTTTCGGCGCCTGAGGCGGTGGATGCCGCCGTGCGGTTTGTCGAAGCCGTGGGCAAGGTGCCCATTCGCGCCCAGGACACGCCCGGCTTCATCGTCAACCGCGTGGCCCGGCCTTTCTACAACGAGGCCCTGCGCATCGTCGGCGACCGCGTGGCGACGATCGAGCAGGTCGACCGCATCTTGAAGGCGGCAGGCTTCCGCATGGGGCCCTTTGAACTGCAGGATCTGATCGGCCTCGACATCAACTTCGCCACGACCACCTCGGTGTACGAGGCCTTCTTCCACGACCCACGCTTTCGCCCGCATCCGATCCAGCGCATGATGGTGAGCGCCGGTGCGCTGGGCCGGAAGACGGGAAGGGGGTATTACCGCTATGACGGCGAGTAGGGTGCTCCTCGTCGGCAGCGGGCCCCTGGCCGACGAGGCGGCCGCCTGGCTGGCGGCGCAGGGGGACGAGGTCCTCCGCTGGGACGGCGGAGATGCGGGCGGCACGCTTGCCGTCGACGCTGTCGTCGACGTCACCGCGCGGCGCGAGGAAAAGCGCGC
The Calditerricola satsumensis DNA segment above includes these coding regions:
- a CDS encoding 3-hydroxyacyl-CoA dehydrogenase NAD-binding domain-containing protein, with amino-acid sequence MANETVAVIGAGTMGNGIAEVFAVAGYAVRLYDAAGAALERGLQAIAERVKKRAERGRLAEDPAAVLARIAPMAALEEAAGAALVIEAVVERLDVKREVFRALDAACGPETILATNTSSLSVTEIAAATTRPERVVGLHFFNPAPVMPLVEVIAGKFSAPEAVDAAVRFVEAVGKVPIRAQDTPGFIVNRVARPFYNEALRIVGDRVATIEQVDRILKAAGFRMGPFELQDLIGLDINFATTTSVYEAFFHDPRFRPHPIQRMMVSAGALGRKTGRGYYRYDGE